One window from the genome of Mucilaginibacter ginsenosidivorans encodes:
- the nth gene encoding endonuclease III encodes MLRAERYRLFVEYFSTHQPNAETELHYGNPFQLLIAVILSAQCTDKRINQVTPALFERFPTPESLAASTPEEVFNYIRSVSYPNNKSKHLVGMAKMLVDVFNGEVPSDINELQKMPGVGRKTANVIASVVFEAPAMAVDTHVFRVANRIGLTNNAKTPLAVERQLTEYLPRETLRFAHHWLILHGRYICLARNPKCEVCPISWFCRYYERNHTEAALKRAEAAKTKKAKDQKKKKQLDAIAKELKKRSVDKDI; translated from the coding sequence ATGCTCCGAGCCGAACGTTACCGCCTTTTTGTCGAATATTTTTCTACCCATCAGCCCAATGCTGAAACCGAATTGCATTACGGAAATCCTTTCCAGTTGTTGATAGCGGTTATTCTTTCGGCACAATGCACCGATAAACGGATCAACCAGGTTACCCCGGCGCTGTTCGAACGTTTCCCGACGCCAGAATCTTTGGCGGCATCCACACCGGAAGAGGTATTCAATTATATCCGCAGTGTAAGCTATCCTAATAACAAATCAAAACATTTGGTTGGCATGGCTAAAATGCTGGTTGATGTTTTTAATGGCGAGGTGCCTTCTGATATCAATGAATTGCAAAAAATGCCCGGGGTTGGTCGCAAAACGGCTAATGTGATCGCGTCGGTTGTTTTCGAGGCGCCCGCAATGGCCGTAGATACCCATGTTTTCAGGGTGGCAAACCGCATAGGGCTCACCAACAATGCAAAAACCCCCTTAGCTGTTGAAAGGCAGCTGACCGAATACCTGCCCCGGGAAACCCTGCGTTTTGCACATCACTGGCTGATTCTGCATGGGCGTTATATTTGCCTGGCGCGAAATCCTAAATGTGAAGTTTGCCCCATCAGTTGGTTCTGCCGTTACTACGAACGCAATCATACCGAAGCGGCATTGAAGCGTGCGGAAGCGGCTAAAACTAAAAAAGCAAAAGATCAAAAGAAGAAAAAACAACTCGATGCCATTGCCAAAGAGTTGAAAAAAAGAAGTGTGGATAAAGATATTTGA